One Hydrogenophaga crassostreae genomic region harbors:
- the smc gene encoding chromosome segregation protein SMC → MRLNSIKLSGFKSFAEPTNFMLPGQLVGVVGPNGCGKSNIMDAVRWVLGESKASELRGESMQDVIFNGTNHRKPASRSSVELVFDNSDHRAGGQWGQFLEIAVKRVLTRDGNSSYYINNQPVRRRDVQDVFLGTGLGPRAYAIIGQGTISRIIESKPEELRLFLEEAAGVSKYKERRRETANRLSDTRENLTRVEDILRELNANLEKLEKQAAVAARYNELQSGATLKQHQLWFLKRSEADTDQAQIKQNAAQALTDLESRTADLRRVESELETIRQSHYAAGDQVNQAQGKLYEASAEVGKLEAEIRFVVEGRTRVEQRLAQLKEQIGSWSTRSQDAAVELEQIAETMMAAEEQSVILAAQGEEQGNALPTLEDALRKAQTSANEQRNSVGQVQQQIQVLASDQRNIEEQSRQLNQRRERLSTDRNALAAPDEERVLSAQAALVSAQEAAEMAEAVLAELQDSVPELDDQRRATQQAVNAESSRQSDLSARLDALKALQEKVKTDGKLAPWLAKHGLESLQGLWSRIHVEAGWENALEAALRERLGALEVSRLEMVRAFGNDAPPAKLAFYHSPAAAASAAKSASGLKPLADWLKLNDAGQSALMVDWLQGCLTAPSLEEAMARRDQLQAGEVIFVPSGHAVSAHSVSFYAPDSEQAGMLARAQEIENLDKQLKAQVLIAEQARTALIRAEAAYSEASQRLVSARREGAETRSRSHELQVEALRLTQLAEQTRARSEQIAADLAEVDAQLEDLQERRVTAEARFEELDMQLADSQERHAQLDDKVIEAERALNQAREQQRTLERTAQEATFSLRSLQARQAELQRSIETAASQEKSLVDEEQRASEEFARLNDAAAQAGLQDALAKKLEREQGLGELRSQYDDLTAKLRASDERRLQLERELDPLRQRITDFQLKEQAARLGVEQYSQQLEEAGADLAAVAQSISEGNVRLTGLQSEIDRFHREIQSLGAVNLAALDELTAASERKTFLDAQTADLVEAMTTLEDAIKKIDAETRELLSSTFETVNGHFGRMFPELFGGGNAKLVMTGEEILDAGVQVLAQPPGKKNQTIHLLSGGEKALTAIALVFAIFQLNPAPFCLLDEVDAPLDDANTERYAKLVTSMSQQGTQFLFISHNKIAMEMAKQLIGVTMQEQGVSRIVAVDMESATGMMETL, encoded by the coding sequence GTGCGTCTCAACTCGATCAAGCTTTCCGGCTTCAAGTCTTTTGCGGAACCCACCAACTTCATGTTGCCGGGGCAACTGGTAGGCGTGGTCGGACCCAACGGGTGCGGAAAATCCAACATCATGGATGCCGTGCGTTGGGTGCTGGGTGAATCCAAGGCGTCGGAGTTGCGTGGCGAGTCCATGCAAGACGTCATTTTTAACGGCACCAACCACCGCAAGCCGGCCAGTCGGTCCAGTGTGGAACTGGTGTTCGACAACAGCGATCACCGTGCCGGCGGCCAATGGGGTCAGTTTCTTGAGATTGCCGTCAAACGCGTGCTCACGCGCGACGGCAACAGCAGCTACTACATCAACAACCAGCCAGTGCGTCGTCGCGACGTGCAAGACGTGTTCCTCGGCACCGGCCTGGGCCCACGCGCTTACGCCATCATTGGCCAGGGCACCATCAGCCGCATCATTGAGAGCAAGCCTGAAGAATTGCGCTTGTTCCTCGAAGAGGCCGCTGGCGTGTCGAAGTACAAAGAGCGCCGCCGGGAAACCGCGAACCGGTTGTCCGACACGCGCGAGAACCTCACCCGGGTTGAAGACATCTTGCGGGAGCTCAACGCCAACCTTGAGAAACTGGAAAAGCAGGCGGCAGTTGCTGCGCGATACAACGAGCTGCAATCGGGCGCCACGCTGAAGCAACACCAATTGTGGTTCCTCAAGCGATCGGAGGCCGACACGGACCAGGCCCAGATCAAACAAAACGCTGCGCAAGCCCTGACGGACCTGGAATCGCGCACCGCTGATTTGCGGCGCGTGGAATCCGAGTTGGAAACCATCCGCCAGAGTCACTACGCTGCGGGCGATCAGGTCAACCAGGCGCAAGGCAAGCTGTATGAAGCGAGCGCCGAGGTGGGCAAGCTGGAAGCCGAAATCCGGTTTGTGGTCGAGGGCCGTACGCGGGTGGAGCAGCGACTCGCGCAACTGAAAGAGCAGATCGGCTCATGGAGCACCCGCAGCCAGGACGCTGCAGTGGAGCTTGAGCAGATCGCCGAGACCATGATGGCGGCCGAAGAACAATCGGTGATTCTTGCCGCGCAGGGTGAAGAGCAGGGCAACGCACTGCCGACGCTGGAAGACGCGCTGCGCAAGGCCCAAACCTCAGCCAACGAGCAACGCAACAGCGTGGGTCAGGTGCAGCAACAGATTCAGGTGCTGGCCTCTGATCAGCGAAACATCGAAGAGCAAAGCCGCCAGCTCAATCAGCGCCGTGAGCGCCTCAGCACCGACCGAAACGCCTTGGCCGCGCCCGATGAAGAGCGCGTACTGAGCGCTCAAGCCGCCTTGGTCTCGGCCCAGGAAGCAGCCGAAATGGCCGAAGCGGTGTTGGCTGAATTGCAAGACAGCGTGCCCGAGCTGGATGACCAGCGCCGCGCGACACAGCAGGCGGTGAACGCCGAGTCGTCGAGGCAATCGGATTTGTCGGCACGCCTGGATGCATTGAAGGCGTTGCAGGAAAAGGTCAAGACCGATGGCAAACTGGCTCCTTGGCTCGCCAAACATGGGCTGGAGAGCTTGCAAGGGCTGTGGAGCCGCATTCATGTCGAAGCGGGCTGGGAGAACGCCCTGGAGGCGGCACTGCGTGAGCGCCTGGGCGCGCTGGAGGTGTCTCGTCTGGAAATGGTTCGCGCCTTTGGCAACGATGCGCCGCCCGCCAAACTGGCCTTTTACCATTCACCGGCGGCTGCTGCCTCTGCCGCAAAAAGCGCATCGGGCTTGAAACCCCTGGCCGATTGGCTGAAACTCAATGATGCTGGACAGTCCGCTCTGATGGTGGATTGGCTGCAGGGATGTCTGACGGCGCCCAGCCTCGAAGAAGCCATGGCCAGGCGCGATCAGCTGCAGGCCGGCGAGGTGATCTTTGTGCCCAGTGGCCATGCGGTGTCGGCCCACAGCGTGAGCTTTTATGCGCCCGACAGCGAGCAGGCCGGCATGTTGGCCCGTGCACAGGAAATCGAGAACCTCGACAAGCAACTCAAAGCGCAGGTGCTGATCGCAGAGCAGGCGCGCACAGCCTTGATACGCGCCGAAGCGGCCTACTCGGAGGCGTCGCAGCGGTTGGTAAGCGCACGCCGAGAGGGCGCTGAAACCCGTTCGCGGTCGCACGAATTGCAGGTTGAAGCGCTCCGCCTGACCCAACTGGCCGAGCAAACCCGGGCGCGCAGCGAACAAATCGCTGCCGATCTGGCCGAGGTGGACGCGCAGCTCGAAGACCTGCAAGAGCGCAGGGTCACCGCCGAAGCGCGCTTCGAAGAGCTCGACATGCAGTTGGCCGACAGCCAGGAACGCCATGCACAGCTGGACGACAAGGTGATTGAAGCCGAACGGGCACTCAATCAGGCGCGCGAACAGCAACGCACGCTGGAACGCACCGCACAAGAAGCCACTTTTTCGTTGCGCAGTCTGCAAGCACGCCAGGCGGAATTGCAGCGCTCGATTGAAACCGCTGCGTCACAAGAAAAGTCACTGGTGGATGAAGAACAGCGCGCCAGCGAAGAATTTGCCCGCTTGAACGATGCCGCAGCTCAAGCTGGCCTGCAAGATGCTTTGGCCAAGAAGCTGGAGCGCGAGCAGGGCCTGGGCGAGCTGCGCAGCCAGTACGACGATCTGACCGCCAAGCTGCGCGCAAGCGACGAGCGCCGCTTGCAGCTGGAGCGCGAGCTGGATCCGCTTCGCCAACGCATCACGGATTTCCAGCTGAAAGAGCAGGCTGCCCGATTGGGCGTAGAGCAATACAGTCAGCAGCTTGAAGAAGCGGGGGCAGACCTGGCCGCGGTGGCGCAAAGCATCTCTGAGGGCAATGTGCGCCTGACCGGTCTGCAAAGTGAGATTGACCGTTTCCACCGCGAGATCCAGTCGCTGGGCGCTGTGAACCTCGCGGCCCTGGACGAACTCACGGCAGCGAGCGAGCGCAAGACGTTCCTTGATGCTCAAACGGCCGATCTGGTCGAGGCCATGACCACGCTGGAAGACGCGATCAAGAAGATCGATGCCGAAACCCGCGAGCTGCTGAGCAGCACCTTTGAGACCGTCAACGGCCATTTTGGACGTATGTTCCCCGAGCTGTTTGGCGGCGGAAACGCCAAGCTGGTGATGACTGGAGAAGAGATTCTCGACGCTGGTGTGCAAGTGCTGGCGCAGCCACCTGGCAAAAAGAACCAGACCATTCACCTGCTCTCTGGTGGCGAAAAGGCTCTCACCGCGATCGCACTGGTGTTTGCGATCTTCCAGTTGAACCCGGCCCCGTTCTGTCTGCTCGACGAAGTGGACGCTCCACTGGATGACGCCAATACCGAACGTTACGCCAAGCTCGTGACCAGCATGAGCCAGCAAGGAACCCAGTTTCTGTTCATCAGTCACAACAAGATCGCCATGGAAATGGCGAAACAACTGATTGGCGTGACCATGCAAGAGCAAGGTGTTTCCCGCATCGTGGCGGTGGACATGGAGTCTGCAACTGGCATGATGGAAACACTTTGA